One window from the genome of Streptococcus halotolerans encodes:
- a CDS encoding homoserine O-succinyltransferase: MPIKLDTQLPTLSLLRSENVFIMDSERARHQNIRPLEMLIVNLMPTKEATEVQLLRLLANTPLQINVDFLYMESHKSKNTEVQYLEMFYKTFEDIQHRYYDGMIITGAPVETIPFEEVDYWQELIGIFDWSKVHVYSTLHLCWGAQASLYHRYGINKISLKEKLSGVYDQKVEDPTNLLFRGFDDTFKAPHSRYTGILEKDVKEKTRLTVLAKGQEVGLSILASDDLREVYSFGHLEYDRDTLQNEYLRDQKAGKNPKLPVSYYQNDQPEDGIQMRWSLAAATFFSNWINYAVYQETPYHLEDLKKYN; the protein is encoded by the coding sequence ATGCCAATAAAATTAGACACTCAATTACCCACTTTAAGCCTATTACGTTCAGAAAATGTTTTTATCATGGATAGTGAACGTGCTAGGCATCAAAATATTCGTCCATTGGAAATGTTGATTGTGAACCTCATGCCGACCAAAGAAGCGACAGAGGTACAACTCTTGCGATTACTGGCAAATACACCTTTGCAAATCAATGTGGACTTTCTTTACATGGAAAGTCACAAGTCAAAAAATACAGAAGTTCAGTATTTAGAAATGTTTTACAAGACTTTTGAGGATATTCAACATCGCTATTATGATGGCATGATTATCACAGGTGCTCCAGTTGAAACCATCCCTTTTGAAGAGGTTGATTATTGGCAAGAGTTGATTGGCATCTTTGACTGGTCAAAGGTTCATGTCTATTCAACCCTGCACCTTTGTTGGGGAGCGCAAGCTTCGCTTTATCATCGCTATGGCATTAATAAGATATCGCTAAAAGAGAAGTTGTCAGGTGTTTATGATCAGAAGGTTGAAGATCCCACCAATCTCTTGTTCCGTGGCTTTGATGATACCTTCAAGGCACCCCATTCTCGTTATACTGGCATTCTAGAAAAAGATGTTAAAGAAAAAACAAGGTTAACAGTTTTAGCCAAAGGACAGGAAGTAGGCTTATCGATACTGGCCTCTGATGATTTGCGAGAAGTTTATAGCTTTGGCCATTTAGAGTATGATCGTGATACCTTGCAAAATGAGTATTTGAGAGACCAAAAAGCCGGCAAGAATCCCAAACTTCCTGTATCTTATTATCAAAATGATCAGCCAGAAGACGGAATTCAAATGCGCTGGAGTTTGGCAGCAGCAACCTTTTTCAGTAATTGGATTAACTATGCAGTTTACCAAGAAACACCCTACCATTTGGAAGATTTAAAAAAATATAATTAG
- a CDS encoding adenine phosphoribosyltransferase, giving the protein MDLTKYIASIENYPQEGITFRDISPLMADGKAYSYAVREIAQYACDHDIDMIVGPEARGFIIGCPVAVELGIGFAPVRKPGKLPREVISADYEKEYGVDTLTMHADAIKPGQRVLIVDDLLATGGTVKATIELIEKLGGIVAGCAFMIELDGLNGRETIGDYDTKVLMNFPG; this is encoded by the coding sequence ATGGATTTAACAAAATACATCGCTTCAATCGAGAACTACCCACAAGAAGGCATCACTTTCCGTGATATTTCACCTTTGATGGCGGATGGAAAAGCATATAGCTACGCTGTCCGTGAAATTGCGCAGTATGCTTGTGATCATGACATCGACATGATTGTTGGCCCTGAAGCGCGTGGTTTCATTATTGGTTGTCCGGTCGCGGTTGAACTTGGTATCGGTTTCGCACCCGTTCGTAAACCTGGAAAACTACCTCGTGAGGTGATCTCAGCCGACTATGAAAAAGAGTATGGCGTAGATACACTGACTATGCATGCTGATGCGATTAAACCAGGACAACGTGTCCTTATTGTTGATGATCTTTTGGCAACGGGTGGTACTGTTAAAGCAACCATAGAGTTGATTGAAAAACTTGGTGGTATCGTTGCTGGTTGTGCGTTCATGATTGAACTTGATGGACTTAATGGCCGCGAGACAATCGGCGATTACGATACTAAAGTACTGATGAATTTCCCAGGATAA
- the recJ gene encoding single-stranded-DNA-specific exonuclease RecJ, whose amino-acid sequence MIRSKYNWKIEANEVDDSFLKLAKKRGLDAIAAKLLVDRGITTEEALDDFINADLAKLHDPFLLHDMEKSVNRIRQAIENDEHILVYGDYDADGMTSASVVKEALEMMGAEVQVYLPNRFTDGYGPNLSVYKYYIEQQDISLIVTVDNGVAGHEAIAYAQEHGVDVIVTDHHSLPVDLPDAFAIVHPEHPESNYPFKHLAGVGVAFKLSCALLEAIPSDFLDLVAIGTIADMVSLTDENRIMVKVGLEMLKQTERIGLQELLQLSDVAPETINEETVGFTIAPQLNALGRLDDPNPAVELLTGFDDEEAQAIALEIKAKNEERKELVQTIYDEAMTMVDLTKPVQVLAKEDWHPGVLGIVAGRILENISQTVIVLTIESGLAKGSARSLDVLNIFDALDPHREIFTAFGGHAGAAGMTLPVENLETLSAILCQYVEDKQIDTSVKNTLILDETLSLPDLSLASLKSLERLAPFGMDHKKPVFWLKDFKILQARTMGQNNAHLKLKVSQDGATFDVVAFNQGAMAQEFQQAQPLELAVTLSVNVWNGQTTLQLMLVDARVEGVQLFDIRAKNAHLPFDVPALTSDLVHSQSAVLVDLPENPEALKSWFAANALEVIYFKNRIKTPYYLSGFGTRQQFAKLYKTIYQFPEFDIRFKLKELSQYLKIEDYLLVKMIQIFEELGFVSIKDGIMTVNKGAEKKEIESSQIYQELKRTVKYQELMALGTPKEIYDWLAG is encoded by the coding sequence ATGATAAGGTCCAAATACAATTGGAAAATAGAAGCTAACGAAGTAGATGACAGCTTTTTGAAATTAGCTAAAAAAAGAGGATTGGATGCTATCGCCGCCAAGCTTTTAGTAGATCGCGGGATTACCACAGAAGAGGCATTGGATGACTTTATCAATGCGGATTTAGCTAAACTTCACGATCCCTTTTTATTACACGATATGGAAAAATCCGTCAATCGGATTCGTCAGGCTATTGAAAATGATGAACACATTTTGGTTTACGGTGATTATGATGCCGATGGTATGACCAGTGCTAGTGTTGTCAAGGAAGCCTTGGAGATGATGGGAGCTGAAGTTCAGGTCTATTTGCCTAACCGTTTCACTGATGGGTATGGTCCCAACCTAAGTGTCTACAAGTATTATATTGAGCAACAAGATATTTCGCTGATTGTGACAGTGGATAATGGTGTTGCTGGCCATGAGGCTATTGCCTATGCGCAAGAGCATGGGGTTGACGTGATTGTGACAGACCATCATAGCTTGCCAGTTGATTTGCCAGATGCTTTTGCCATTGTTCATCCAGAACATCCAGAGTCAAACTATCCTTTCAAGCATTTGGCAGGCGTGGGTGTTGCTTTTAAATTATCCTGTGCACTTTTAGAAGCTATCCCTAGTGACTTTCTGGATTTGGTGGCTATTGGGACCATTGCTGATATGGTTAGTCTCACCGACGAAAATCGTATTATGGTTAAGGTCGGTCTTGAAATGCTCAAACAAACGGAACGTATTGGTCTACAAGAACTCTTGCAACTGTCAGATGTTGCCCCAGAAACCATCAATGAAGAGACTGTTGGCTTCACCATTGCACCCCAACTGAATGCTCTAGGACGTTTGGATGATCCTAATCCAGCCGTCGAACTCTTAACAGGTTTTGATGATGAAGAAGCGCAAGCCATCGCCTTAGAGATTAAAGCCAAAAATGAAGAGCGTAAAGAACTGGTGCAGACCATTTATGATGAAGCCATGACCATGGTTGATTTGACGAAACCAGTCCAAGTGTTAGCAAAAGAAGACTGGCATCCAGGTGTCCTAGGAATTGTTGCCGGGCGAATCTTGGAAAATATCTCTCAAACGGTCATTGTTCTCACTATTGAAAGTGGACTTGCTAAAGGATCAGCCCGCTCTCTTGACGTGTTAAACATTTTTGATGCTTTAGATCCTCACCGTGAGATATTTACAGCATTCGGAGGTCATGCTGGTGCAGCAGGGATGACTTTGCCAGTTGAAAATCTAGAAACCTTGTCTGCTATTCTTTGTCAGTATGTTGAAGATAAGCAGATTGATACCAGTGTCAAAAATACATTGATACTGGACGAAACCCTATCCTTGCCAGATTTAAGCTTAGCGTCACTCAAGAGTTTGGAGCGTCTGGCGCCTTTTGGTATGGACCATAAAAAACCTGTTTTCTGGCTCAAGGATTTTAAGATTCTTCAAGCGAGAACCATGGGGCAAAATAATGCCCACTTGAAACTAAAAGTTAGCCAAGATGGTGCGACATTTGATGTGGTCGCTTTTAATCAGGGAGCCATGGCACAAGAGTTTCAGCAAGCTCAGCCATTAGAGTTAGCTGTGACCCTTTCTGTAAATGTCTGGAATGGCCAAACGACCTTGCAACTCATGTTAGTAGATGCTCGTGTTGAAGGAGTTCAACTTTTTGATATTCGGGCTAAGAATGCTCACCTGCCTTTTGATGTGCCAGCTCTAACATCTGATTTAGTTCATAGTCAGTCAGCAGTTTTAGTGGATTTGCCTGAAAATCCTGAAGCTCTAAAAAGCTGGTTCGCTGCTAACGCGTTAGAAGTGATTTATTTTAAAAATAGGATCAAAACACCTTATTACTTGTCAGGGTTTGGCACACGTCAGCAGTTTGCAAAATTATATAAGACGATCTACCAATTTCCAGAATTCGACATTCGCTTTAAGTTAAAAGAACTTAGTCAATACCTCAAGATTGAAGATTATCTCTTGGTCAAGATGATTCAAATTTTTGAAGAATTAGGTTTTGTTAGCATCAAAGATGGGATCATGACTGTTAATAAGGGAGCTGAAAAAAAAGAGATTGAGAGTAGCCAGATATATCAAGAATTGAAAAGAACTGTTAAATACCAGGAACTCATGGCTCTAGGAACGCCAAAAGAAATCTATGATTGGTTAGCGGGATAA
- a CDS encoding aldo/keto reductase, translating into MSGKYSKETVFPENDHRHFNKDGKAFNVGETFGGLPFEKAIDLVEQVRWIAQDRNSLAQTSLKWLLQQEGISTVIPGFKNPEQVASNIAAASVKDFSDAELAKLSDFYWKDVHDYIRGDY; encoded by the coding sequence TTGTCAGGAAAATACAGTAAAGAGACAGTATTTCCTGAAAATGATCACCGTCATTTTAACAAAGATGGAAAAGCGTTTAACGTCGGTGAAACTTTTGGCGGTCTACCATTTGAAAAAGCCATTGATTTGGTTGAACAGGTACGTTGGATTGCGCAAGATCGTAACAGCTTGGCGCAAACTTCTCTTAAATGGCTCTTGCAGCAAGAAGGTATTTCAACGGTCATTCCAGGCTTTAAAAATCCAGAGCAAGTAGCCAGTAACATCGCTGCGGCATCTGTTAAAGATTTTTCAGATGCAGAGTTGGCAAAACTGAGTGATTTTTACTGGAAAGACGTTCATGATTATATTCGTGGGGACTACTAA
- a CDS encoding aldo/keto reductase: MKYNRLGKTDMEISEVSLGTWAIGGDWGDTSEELALESLHSAVDQGVNFFDTADVYGSGRSERLLGQLLKERSERIFVATKFGRKDDFANLDNYTYDKVRAYCENSLQNLGVSSLDLYQIHCPSTEVLEDLSI; this comes from the coding sequence ATGAAATACAATCGTTTAGGAAAGACTGATATGGAAATCAGTGAAGTTAGTTTAGGGACTTGGGCTATTGGCGGTGATTGGGGTGACACGTCTGAGGAACTAGCGCTAGAAAGCCTGCATTCTGCAGTAGACCAAGGTGTCAATTTTTTTGATACAGCAGATGTCTACGGTAGTGGTCGTAGCGAACGTTTACTTGGGCAATTGCTTAAAGAACGCAGCGAGCGTATTTTTGTAGCAACTAAGTTCGGTCGTAAAGACGATTTTGCCAACCTAGATAACTACACTTATGATAAGGTACGTGCTTACTGTGAAAATAGTTTGCAAAACCTTGGCGTATCAAGTCTTGATTTGTACCAAATTCATTGCCCCTCAACAGAAGTTCTTGAGGACCTGTCTATCTGA
- a CDS encoding SDR family NAD(P)-dependent oxidoreductase gives MSQRIIVITGASGGIAEEMIKRLPNEDGLILLGRSQEKLEAMYRHVENKTCIGLDITDSEAVTSVIDQIYLQYGRIDILVNNAGFGEFKTFDDYAFDEIEEMFDVNTLASIHFSRLVGKRMAEQGRGHIINIASMAGLIASAKSTIYSATKFAVIGFSNALRLELADRNVYVTTVNPGPIATKFFDKADPSGDYLKSVERFTLKPDYVAKRIVKVMGKNKRELNMPFSLAATHKIYTLFPRLSDVMARKVFNYK, from the coding sequence GTGAGTCAACGCATTATTGTCATAACTGGTGCTTCAGGTGGTATTGCCGAAGAAATGATCAAGCGACTTCCAAATGAAGATGGCTTGATTCTCTTGGGTCGAAGTCAAGAAAAATTGGAAGCGATGTACCGACATGTGGAAAATAAGACCTGCATCGGCCTTGATATCACAGACAGTGAGGCTGTGACTTCCGTAATTGATCAGATTTACCTCCAGTATGGTCGTATTGACATTTTAGTCAATAATGCTGGTTTTGGAGAATTCAAAACCTTTGATGACTATGCATTTGATGAGATTGAAGAAATGTTTGATGTTAATACCTTGGCAAGTATCCATTTCTCACGACTTGTTGGAAAACGTATGGCTGAGCAAGGCCGTGGGCATATCATCAATATCGCTTCAATGGCTGGTTTAATAGCCTCTGCTAAATCAACCATTTATTCAGCGACAAAATTTGCAGTCATCGGATTTTCAAATGCCTTACGCTTAGAACTAGCTGACAGGAACGTCTACGTAACAACCGTTAATCCGGGGCCGATTGCAACCAAGTTCTTTGACAAAGCGGACCCGTCAGGCGACTACCTCAAAAGTGTTGAAAGATTTACGCTCAAACCTGACTATGTGGCCAAAAGAATTGTTAAAGTGATGGGAAAAAACAAACGTGAACTTAACATGCCCTTTAGTTTAGCTGCAACCCATAAAATTTATACCCTCTTTCCACGCCTTAGCGACGTTATGGCTAGAAAAGTTTTTAATTATAAATAA
- the rnz gene encoding ribonuclease Z: protein MQLQFLGTGAGQPAKGRNVSSLVLKLLDEINEVWMFDCGEGTQRQILETTIKPRKVTKIFITHLHGDHVLGLPGFLSSRAFQSSEEQTDIDIYGPKGIKSFVMSSLRVTGSRLPYRIHFHEFEADSLGKIMETDKFQVYAEELNHSIFCVGYRVVQKDLEGRLDADALIAAGVPFGPLFGKVKNGQDIVLDDGTKIIANDFISEPKKGKVVTILGDTRKTNASVRLGLGADVLVHESTYGKGDDKLAKSHGHSTNMQAAQVAKEAGAKRLLLNHISPRFLSRDCRQLEREAAKVFENVKVVFDLDEEEIL from the coding sequence ATGCAATTACAATTTTTAGGAACAGGTGCTGGCCAGCCCGCTAAAGGGCGTAATGTCTCCAGTTTAGTTTTAAAATTATTAGATGAAATTAACGAAGTGTGGATGTTTGACTGTGGCGAAGGTACCCAACGTCAAATTTTAGAAACGACGATCAAACCTCGTAAGGTCACCAAGATCTTTATCACGCATCTTCATGGCGATCATGTCTTGGGTCTACCAGGTTTTTTGTCAAGCCGTGCTTTCCAATCTAGTGAGGAGCAGACTGATATTGATATTTATGGTCCCAAGGGAATCAAATCTTTTGTCATGTCTAGTCTTCGTGTGACAGGCTCTCGTTTGCCTTATCGCATTCATTTTCACGAATTTGAAGCAGACAGTCTTGGTAAAATCATGGAAACGGATAAATTCCAAGTCTACGCAGAAGAACTCAATCACAGTATCTTCTGTGTGGGCTATCGTGTGGTTCAAAAAGACTTAGAAGGCCGTCTAGATGCTGATGCGCTTATCGCAGCGGGTGTTCCATTTGGTCCATTATTTGGTAAAGTCAAAAATGGCCAAGATATTGTTTTGGACGACGGTACTAAAATCATTGCTAATGACTTTATCTCAGAACCTAAAAAAGGCAAGGTAGTGACTATCTTAGGCGACACTCGAAAAACGAATGCCAGTGTTCGTCTGGGGTTGGGTGCTGATGTTTTGGTCCATGAATCAACCTATGGAAAAGGCGACGACAAGTTAGCTAAGTCTCATGGGCACTCGACCAATATGCAGGCAGCACAAGTAGCAAAAGAAGCAGGTGCTAAACGCTTGCTGCTTAATCATATTAGTCCACGATTTCTATCAAGAGATTGTCGTCAACTAGAACGAGAGGCTGCCAAAGTCTTTGAAAATGTAAAAGTTGTTTTTGATTTAGATGAGGAGGAGATACTGTGA
- the hflX gene encoding GTPase HflX, translating into MHETQEKQERVIIIGVELQETEHFDMSMEELASLAKTAGAHVVNAYSQKRERYDSKTFVGSGKLEEIRQMVEADEIDTVIVNNRLTPRQNTNLEIELGVKVIDRMQLILDIFAMRARSHEGKLQVHLAQLKYLLPRLAGQGIMLSRQAGGIGSRGPGESQLELNRRSIRNQINDIERQLKVVEKNRQTIRDKRVDSETFKIGLIGYTNAGKSTIMNTLTDKKQYEADELFATLDATTKQLYLKGQFQATLTDTVGFIQDLPTELVAAFKSTLEESRHVDLLLHVIDASDPNHSEHEKVVLDILKDLDMLDIPRLAIYNKMDKVESFTATAFPNVRISARDKEARQSIRNLIIDEIRDLFVPFSIKVDQKDVYKLYELEKLALLDHYDFSKETEEISGYIASRNKWKLEEFYD; encoded by the coding sequence ATGCATGAAACACAGGAAAAGCAAGAACGTGTGATTATCATTGGTGTAGAATTGCAAGAGACAGAACACTTTGACATGTCGATGGAAGAGTTGGCTAGTTTGGCTAAAACAGCTGGTGCTCATGTTGTTAATGCCTACAGCCAAAAACGTGAGCGCTATGATAGTAAGACATTTGTCGGTTCAGGGAAGTTAGAGGAGATCCGCCAAATGGTCGAAGCTGATGAGATTGATACCGTCATTGTCAATAATCGCTTGACACCGCGTCAGAATACTAACCTAGAGATAGAACTTGGCGTCAAAGTCATCGACCGCATGCAGTTGATTTTAGATATCTTTGCCATGCGTGCTCGTAGCCATGAAGGGAAACTACAAGTCCATCTTGCCCAACTCAAGTACCTATTGCCACGCTTGGCTGGTCAAGGTATCATGCTCAGCCGTCAGGCGGGTGGTATTGGTAGCCGTGGTCCGGGTGAAAGTCAACTGGAACTTAACCGTCGTTCTATCCGCAACCAAATCAATGATATTGAGCGTCAGCTAAAAGTGGTTGAGAAAAACCGTCAGACCATCCGTGATAAGCGCGTGGACTCTGAAACCTTTAAAATCGGCTTGATTGGCTATACTAACGCAGGCAAATCAACCATCATGAATACCTTGACAGACAAGAAGCAATATGAAGCTGATGAACTCTTTGCGACCTTGGATGCTACAACCAAGCAACTCTATCTCAAAGGTCAATTTCAGGCAACTTTGACCGATACCGTTGGTTTCATTCAAGATTTACCAACAGAACTTGTAGCCGCCTTTAAGTCAACTCTGGAAGAGAGTCGTCATGTGGATTTGTTGTTACATGTTATTGATGCTAGTGACCCAAATCATAGCGAGCATGAAAAGGTAGTGCTAGATATTCTCAAAGATTTGGACATGTTGGATATTCCACGTTTGGCTATCTACAATAAAATGGATAAGGTGGAAAGTTTTACAGCAACCGCCTTTCCAAATGTCCGTATTTCAGCGCGAGATAAAGAGGCTAGACAGTCTATTCGCAACCTGATTATTGATGAAATTCGTGATTTATTTGTGCCTTTTTCGATCAAGGTTGACCAAAAAGATGTTTATAAACTCTATGAACTTGAAAAATTGGCACTTTTAGACCATTATGATTTTTCGAAAGAAACAGAAGAGATTTCGGGTTATATCGCTAGCCGAAATAAATGGAAGTTAGAAGAATTTTATGACTGA
- the miaA gene encoding tRNA (adenosine(37)-N6)-dimethylallyltransferase MiaA, which yields MKKKIIVVAGPTAVGKTALGIELAQRFNGEIISGDSQQVYQALDIGTAKASPEEQAAAVHHLIDVRQVTESYSAFDFVTEAHEAIDDIIHRGKLPIVVGGTGLYLQSLLEGYHLGGNLDQEALLAYRKELEQEDNQVLFERVEALEITIPQLNRRRAIRALELAKFGQDLVNQDSDLDALVIGLTDDRQLLYDRINARVDVMLQNGLLEEARWLYDHYPHSQAARGIGYKELFPYFEGQEDLEKSVARLKQNTRRFAKRQLTWFRNRMTVDFYQISEENVQEKIAAKVKHFLEKA from the coding sequence ATGAAGAAAAAAATTATCGTTGTGGCAGGACCAACGGCAGTTGGAAAAACAGCTCTTGGCATTGAACTAGCCCAGAGATTCAATGGCGAAATCATTTCAGGAGATAGCCAGCAGGTTTATCAAGCATTAGATATTGGGACAGCCAAAGCAAGCCCAGAAGAACAGGCAGCGGCGGTGCATCATTTGATTGATGTGCGTCAAGTAACAGAGTCCTACTCGGCTTTTGACTTTGTGACAGAGGCTCATGAGGCCATTGACGATATCATCCATCGAGGCAAATTACCCATTGTTGTTGGCGGCACAGGGCTCTACCTGCAAAGTCTTTTAGAAGGGTATCATTTGGGTGGGAATCTTGATCAGGAGGCGCTACTGGCCTATCGCAAGGAACTAGAACAAGAGGACAATCAGGTGCTTTTTGAGAGAGTTGAGGCGCTTGAAATAACCATTCCCCAACTCAATCGTCGTCGTGCTATTCGTGCCTTAGAGTTGGCCAAATTCGGACAAGATTTGGTCAATCAAGATAGTGATTTGGATGCCTTGGTTATTGGACTAACGGATGATCGACAGTTACTTTATGATCGGATCAATGCCCGCGTGGATGTGATGTTGCAAAATGGTTTACTAGAAGAGGCCAGGTGGCTTTATGACCACTATCCTCACTCCCAAGCTGCTCGTGGTATAGGTTACAAGGAACTTTTTCCTTATTTCGAAGGTCAGGAGGATTTGGAGAAATCCGTCGCTCGCTTGAAACAAAATACCCGACGTTTCGCCAAACGACAGTTGACTTGGTTTAGAAATCGGATGACAGTCGATTTTTATCAGATTTCTGAAGAAAACGTTCAAGAGAAGATCGCTGCAAAGGTTAAGCATTTTTTAGAAAAAGCCTAA
- a CDS encoding DUF3042 family protein, translating into MSKKFAFAKGLATGVIATAATVAGAVFAVKKTVIEPEEKKEAFIEENRKKAARRRVSH; encoded by the coding sequence ATGTCAAAAAAATTCGCTTTTGCTAAAGGTTTAGCCACAGGTGTTATTGCGACTGCTGCTACAGTTGCAGGTGCTGTCTTCGCTGTTAAGAAGACGGTTATCGAACCAGAAGAAAAAAAAGAGGCTTTCATCGAAGAAAATCGTAAAAAAGCGGCTCGTCGTCGTGTATCACACTAA
- a CDS encoding TDT family transporter: MTLQKAPLATAGLVLGLLGLGNLLKDLSMIFTGTCGLLALLIWLYLLYSMIIDPKSVKEQMQNPLVSSVFTTFFMSGFLGIAYLKLFFGGISFVDSLIGPLWIFCFIGIVCHMLIFSTKYLRDFSLDSVFPSWTVLYIGVAIAGLTSPVSGWFGIGKITIMYGFVATCLVLPVIFKRLKQSPLPSVVKPNTATICAPFSLVTAAYALAFPQPNPLVMSMLLTLAQLFYFYIVLQLPALLNRPFSPVFSAFTFPLVISATALKNGMAVLGLAGVWNWLLVGEMLLASVIVIGVLIGYITFFLTKQ; encoded by the coding sequence ATGACATTGCAAAAGGCGCCGTTAGCAACGGCAGGGCTTGTTTTAGGATTGCTGGGTTTGGGAAATCTTTTAAAGGACTTATCCATGATTTTTACTGGTACATGTGGCCTTTTAGCGCTTTTGATTTGGTTGTATCTGTTGTACAGTATGATTATTGACCCTAAGAGTGTCAAAGAGCAGATGCAGAATCCCTTAGTATCCTCTGTTTTTACAACATTTTTCATGTCAGGATTTTTAGGGATAGCCTATTTAAAGCTATTCTTTGGTGGGATTAGCTTTGTTGACTCGCTGATTGGACCACTTTGGATTTTTTGTTTTATTGGTATCGTTTGTCATATGCTGATCTTTTCGACTAAGTATTTAAGGGATTTTTCGCTAGATTCAGTCTTTCCATCGTGGACCGTCCTTTATATTGGCGTTGCCATTGCCGGTTTGACGTCTCCTGTTAGTGGATGGTTTGGAATTGGAAAAATCACCATCATGTATGGTTTTGTGGCAACTTGTTTGGTCTTACCAGTTATCTTTAAGCGTCTAAAACAATCGCCTTTACCGTCTGTTGTTAAGCCCAATACAGCGACCATTTGTGCACCGTTTTCTTTGGTAACAGCTGCCTATGCCCTAGCTTTTCCCCAGCCTAATCCCTTGGTGATGAGCATGCTCTTAACTCTAGCTCAACTCTTTTATTTTTATATTGTTTTACAATTGCCAGCGTTACTAAATAGACCCTTCTCGCCAGTCTTTTCAGCCTTTACTTTTCCCTTAGTTATCTCTGCAACTGCCTTAAAAAACGGCATGGCGGTCTTAGGGCTTGCAGGTGTTTGGAATTGGCTTTTAGTTGGCGAAATGTTATTAGCTAGCGTGATAGTGATTGGCGTTTTGATCGGTTACATTACATTTTTTCTCACAAAACAATAA
- a CDS encoding rhodanese-related sulfurtransferase has translation MSEKIRVLLYYKYVPIENAEEYAKKHLEFCKSIGLKGRILIADEGINGTVSGDYETTQKYMDWVHSDERFADLWFKIDEEEEQAFRKMFVRYKKEIVHLGLETDYKDEDVNPLELTGEYLNPKQFKEALLDEDTIVLDTRNDYEYDLGHFKGAVRPDIRNFRELPQWVRDNKEKFMEKRVVVYCTGGVRCEKFSGWMVREGFKDVGQLHGGIATYGKDPEVQGDLWEGAMYVFDERISVPINRVNPTVISKDHFDGTPCERYVNCANPFCNKQIFASEENEAKYVRGCSAECRAHERNRYVQENGLSRDEWQARLEAIGESLPEYVNA, from the coding sequence ATGTCAGAAAAAATCAGAGTTTTGTTGTACTACAAATATGTTCCAATTGAAAATGCAGAAGAATATGCTAAAAAACACTTGGAATTTTGTAAATCAATCGGTCTTAAAGGGCGTATTTTGATTGCCGATGAAGGAATCAATGGTACTGTTTCTGGTGACTACGAAACAACTCAAAAATACATGGACTGGGTACACAGTGATGAACGTTTTGCTGACCTATGGTTCAAGATTGATGAAGAAGAAGAACAAGCTTTCCGTAAAATGTTTGTTCGTTACAAAAAAGAAATCGTTCATCTTGGTCTTGAAACAGACTACAAAGATGAGGACGTCAACCCGCTTGAGTTGACAGGAGAATACCTCAATCCGAAACAATTTAAAGAAGCACTTCTTGACGAAGATACTATCGTTTTGGACACACGTAATGATTACGAGTACGACCTTGGTCACTTCAAAGGTGCCGTTCGTCCAGACATCCGTAACTTCCGTGAACTACCACAGTGGGTACGCGACAACAAAGAGAAATTCATGGAAAAACGTGTTGTTGTATACTGTACTGGTGGGGTTCGTTGTGAGAAATTCTCTGGTTGGATGGTCCGTGAAGGATTCAAGGATGTCGGTCAACTTCATGGCGGTATTGCCACTTATGGTAAAGATCCAGAAGTGCAAGGAGATCTCTGGGAAGGGGCAATGTACGTCTTTGATGAGCGTATTTCAGTGCCTATCAACCGCGTTAATCCAACAGTGATTTCTAAAGATCATTTTGATGGTACACCATGTGAGCGTTATGTTAATTGTGCCAATCCTTTCTGTAACAAACAAATTTTCGCTTCAGAAGAAAACGAAGCGAAGTACGTTCGTGGTTGTTCAGCAGAATGTCGTGCACATGAGCGTAACCGTTACGTTCAAGAAAATGGCTTGAGTCGTGACGAATGGCAAGCACGCTTGGAAGCAATTGGCGAAAGCTTACCAGAATACGTTAACGCTTAA